Proteins encoded together in one Styela clava chromosome 12, kaStyClav1.hap1.2, whole genome shotgun sequence window:
- the LOC144430586 gene encoding para-nitrobenzyl esterase-like: MTFNVFVGSIFLGIIITGCEANKITEDITLDYPQVQTTSGLVTGATTVESNAFWEIPYAQPPLGNLRYQAPKPITTPNKEINGTNNNFLQCYQYEEACAFVSEDRCRLNMKEDCLILNVFTPASMDLKNATKPPSERIPVLFYIHGGFFIINSATQPRHDGRELANVTGTVVVTINYRLGPFGFLSHQQTGQDDIKGNQGLKDQQLAMRWVQDNIANFGGDKTKVNCSPYS, translated from the exons ATGACATTCAACGTATTTGTGGGAAGTATATTTTTAGGAATCATAATAACTGGCTGCGAAGCAAACAAGATAACAGAAG ATATCACTCTGGATTACCCACAAGTACAGACAACATCTGGCCTCGTTACTGGAGCTACGACAGTTGAATCGAATGCATTTTGGGAGATTCCGTATGCTCAACCACCTTTGGGCAACTTAAG GTATCAAGCTCCAAAACCGATAACGACCCCAAATAAGGAAATAAATGGAACAAACAATAACTTTCTTCAATGTTATCAGTATGAAGAAGCTTGTGCTTTTGTTTCTGAAGATCGATGCCGGCTAAAC ATGAAAGAAGACTGCCTTATATTGAACGTATTTACTCCGGCGTCTATGGATCTTAAAAATGCAACAAAACCACCGTCTGAAAGGATTCCTGTGCTCTTCTATATTCATGGTGGATTTTTCATTATCAATTCCGCGACACAACCACGACATGATGGAAGAGAACTAGCAAATGTTACAGGAACCGTTGTAGTAACAATCAACTATCGCTTGG GACCATTTGGATTTCTGAGTCATCAACAAACGGGCCAGGATGACATAAAAGGAAACCAAGGTCTGAAAGATCAACAACTTGCTATGAGATGGGTTCAAGATAACATTGCTAACTTTGGAGGAGACAAAACTAAGGTTAATTGTAGCCCATACTCTTAA
- the LOC120330056 gene encoding crystal protein-like, which produces MTFNVFVGSIFLGIIITGCEANKITEDITLDYPQVQTTSGLVTGATTVESNAFWEIPYAQPPLGNLRYQAPKPITTPNNEINGTNNNFLQCYQYEEACAFVSENRCRLNMKEDCLILNVFTPASMNLKNATKPPSERLPVLFYIHGGFFIINSATQPRHDGRELANVTGTVVVTINYRLGPFGFLSHQETGQDDIKGNQGLKDQQLAMRWVQDNIANFGGDKTKVTIFGNSAGAQSVMFHTLSNISKNLYTNSIQQSNPAIASFYYPSPEMSLRITNRLLQSLGCTGDERACLLNSTPQTIVNQTTQVQNSTQHQEGNWLYSIETYLPVIDGVEFKDLPMNLYKSGKWNSDKDMIIGVTTEEQANDAYLYPKDFSFDEKVFLDMNTNIFADKEISSIVVNKYKEIYFTNYADFRATFSKEMTEYIFHCPSRLMARLASQTTSASVYYYVFDEKILSGKCVEYNSGNKTGCYFAFHATEIEFIFRTFDDVRPDNYTEKHLSVENQFSTYWGSFVRTGNPSSGLNNSVGSFPSWPKYKFSNDRNQSWLYMYIHSPSGEVRQGFQDEICDFWDSSNYGQLDHAMSTATETAIYTTTEEQSTTSHAMHPIQRSSVTVTALLFGTLVCVLTQC; this is translated from the exons ATGACATTCAACGTATTTGTGGGAAGTATATTTCTAGGAATCATAATCACTGGCTGCGAAGCAAACAAGATTACAGAAG ATATCACTCTGGATTACCCACAAGTACAGACAACATCTGGCCTCGTTACTGGAGCTACGACAGTTGAATCGAATGCATTTTGGGAGATTCCGTATGCTCAACCACCTTTGGGCAACTTAAG GTACCAGGCTCCAAAGCCGATAACGACcccaaataatgaaataaatggaaCAAACAATAACTTTCTTCAATGTTATCAGTATGAAGAAGCTTGTGCTTTTGTTTCTGAAAATCGATGCCGGCTAAAC ATGAAAGAAGACTGCCTTATATTGAACGTATTTACTCCGGCGTCTATGAATCTTAAAAATGCAACAAAACCACCATCTGAAAGGCTCCCCGTGCTCTTCTATATTCATGGTGGATTTTTCATTATCAATTCCGCGACACAGCCACGACATGATGGAAGAGAACTAGCGAATGTTACAGGAACCGTTGTAGTAACAATCAACTATCGCTTGG GACCATTTGGATTTCTGAGTCATCAAGAAACGGGCCAGGATGACATAAAAGGAAACCAAGGTCTGAAAGACCAACAACTTGCTATGAGATGGGTTCAAGATAACATTGCTAACTTTGGAGGAGACAAAACTAAG gTCACAATATTTGGTAACAGTGCTGGAGCCCAATCAGTCATGTTTCACACACTTTCCAACATTAGTAAAAATCTTTACACGAATTCAATTCAACAAAGTAATCCAGCTATTGCCTCATTTTACTATCCTTCACCGGAAATGTCACTGAGGATTACTAACAGATTGTTACAAAGTTTAGGATGTACCGGGGATGAAAGAGCTTGTTTGCT AAATTCTACGCCGCAGACGATTGTCAATCAAACTACGCAAGTACAAAACTCAACTCAACATCAAGAAGGAAATTGGTTATATTCAATTGAAACTTATCTACCTGTAATTGACGGAGTCGAGTTCAAGGATTTGCCAATGAATTTATATAAAAGCGGTAAATGGAATTCTGATAAGGATATGATTATCGGCGTCACAACGGAAGAACAGGCAAATGATGCATATCTATATCCAAAAGATTTCAGCTTCGACGAGAAAGTGTTTTTG GATATGAACACAAATATCTTCGCCGATAAAGAAATCTCTAGTATTGTCGTCAATAAATACAAAGagatttattttacaaattatgCAGATTTTCGTGCAACGTTCTCGAAAGAAATGACAGAATACATATTTCATTGCCCTAGCAGGCTCATGGCAAG ATTAGCATCGCAAACAACTTCTGCCTCTGTATATTATTACGTCTTTGATGAGAAGATTCTCTCTGGAAAATGTGTTGAATATAATAGTGGAAATAAGACTGGATGTTACTTTGCTTTCCATGCGACAGAAATTGAGTTTATTTTTAGAACTTTTGATGACGTCAG ACCGGACAATTATACTGAGAAGCATTTGTCGGTGGAGAATCAATTTAGCACGTATTGGGGCAGTTTTGTACGAACTGGAAATCCTTCGAGCGGCTTGAACAACTCTGTGGGGAGCTTTCCATCTTGGCCAAAATACAAATTTAGCAATG ACAGAAACCAGTCGTGGTTGTATATGTACATCCATTCTCCATCCGGTGAAGTAAGACAGGGATTTCAGGATGAAATCTGTGATTTTTGGGATAGTAGTAACTACGGACAACTTGATCACGCGATGTCGACTGCAACAGAAACAGCGATATACACCACTACCGAAGAACAAAGTACAACTAGTCACGCAATGCACCCAATTCAACGTTCCTCCGTGACAGTTACAGCGTTGCTTTTTGGGACGTTAGTATGTGTCCTCACACAATGTTGA